A genomic segment from Montipora foliosa isolate CH-2021 chromosome 9, ASM3666993v2, whole genome shotgun sequence encodes:
- the LOC137970291 gene encoding D-aminoacyl-tRNA deacylase 2-like isoform X3, with protein MQKSEISTAKGTLASNEMNGTPFVRVIVQQCLSATLQVHPPGDDVEAQSVEISRGIVVYVCFLKGSTPELVAKVVKSLLNVKLSESADKPGNVSILELPGDVLIVPQATLGGKMKGKREAVHSNSATKNVKHGTYGNRQVLSVQTNGPYTHIFDF; from the exons atgcagaaaagtgaaattagtACCGCAAAG GGTACACTGGCATCTAATGAAATGAATGGTACTCCATTTGTGAGAGTGATAGTACAGCAGTGTCTGTCTGCCACATTGCAAGTTCACCCACCAGGCGATGATGTAGAAGCTCAGTCAGTAGAA ATTTCCAGGGGTATTGTGGTTTATGTTTGCTTTCTCAAGGGATCAACTCCTGAACTTGTTGCTAAAGTTG TGAAATCTCTTTTGAATGTTAAGTTGAGTGAGTCTGCAGACAAACCAGGAAATGTATCTATTCTGGAGCTTCCAGGAGATGTTCTTATTGTTCCTCAG GCAACACTTGGAGGAAAGATGAAAGGAAAGAGG GAAGCTGTCCATTCTAACTCAGCAACTAAAAATGTGAAACATG GCACATATGGAAACAGACAAGTACTGAGTGTTCAAACTAATGGTCCATATACCCATATATTTGACTTTTAG
- the LOC137971374 gene encoding uncharacterized protein produces the protein MPTKDDNILKFNNFHKQLQVPFVIYADFEAITEKIHGCQPNDEKSYTEAYQRHTDCGYGYKVVCCYDDRYTKPVQIYRGKKAVYKFMEAMLSEVSYCKKVIKQCFNQPLRMTEDDEKEFQKANECHICNKKYNKTDVRVRDHCHVTGQYRGSAHQDCNLNFRFTEKIPVIFHNLRGYDSHFIMQEIGEIVKEHKYVNKKGELCQMNINAIPNNMEKYMAFMLGNHLTFIDSFQFMSSSLDKLVSNLPKEALAYTSQKFKGKKLDLMSKKGVYPYDFMDSFGKFNEKLPPKEEFYSILNDEHITDDQYKHAQNVWNTFNLENMGEYHDLYLKSDILLLADVFENFRKTCLQYYKLDPCHYFTSPGLSWDAMLKMTDIKLELMTDIDMFQFIEKGMRGGTSYIANRYGKANNRYMKTYDEKAPSKYIMYLDANNLYGWAMSQYLPTGGFRWLNKKQIDKIDLSKYKTDSNKGSILEVDLEYPKELHDLHNDYPLAPEKVKVNKDMLSNYCKEIADKFNVSTGLVHKLIPTLSNKEKYVLHYRNLQLYTDLGLKITKVHRVLEFNQSPWLKEYIDFNTQKRTNAKNAFEKDFFKLMNNSVFGKTMENIRKRVDESRLAKSVPCLVRILER, from the exons atgccaacaaaagatgataacatactaaaattcaataatttccataaacaactaCAAGTTCCATTCGTCATTTATGCAGATTTTGAAGCTATAACAGAAAAAATTCATGGATGTCAACCAAATGACGAAAAATCGTACACAGAGGCTTATCAGAGACACacagactgtggttatggataCAAGGTGGtgtgttgttatgatgataggtacacaaaaccagtacaaatttatagaGGCAAAAAAGCCGTTTACAAATTCATGGAAGCTATGTTGAGTGAAGTAAGCTATTGCAAAAAAGTTATAAAACAATGTTTCAATCAACCATTGAGAATGACTGAAGATgatgaaaaagaatttcaaaaagctAATGAATGTCATatctgcaataaaaaatacaataaaactgATGTGAGAGTTAGAGACCATTGCCATGTGACTGGCCAGTACAGAGGATCAGCGCATCAAGATTGTAACCTCAACTTCAGATTTACTGAGAAAATTCCAGTTATATTTCATAATCTCCGTGGATATGACagtcattttataatgcaagagATTGGCGAAATAGTCAAAGAGCATAAATATGTAAACAAAAAAGGCGAATTATGCCAAATGAATATCAATGCGATACCAAACAACATGGAGAAGTATATGGCTTTTATGCTCGGCAATCATCTGACATTCattgacagttttcaatttatgagCTCAAGTCTTGATAAACTGGTGAGCAACCTACCAAAAGAAGCATTGGCATATacttctcaaaaattcaaaggtaAAAAGCTTGATTTAATGAGCAAGAAAGGAGTCTACCCATATGACTTCATGGACAGCTTCggaaaattcaatgaaaagctaccaccaaaagaagaattttacagtatATTAAATGATGAGCATATCACAGATGATCAATATAAACATGCGCAAAATGTATGGAACACTTTCAATCTAGAAAATATGGGTGAGTACCATGACTTATATCTCAAATCTGACATCCTTCTATTAGCTGATGTGTTTGAAAACTTCCGAAAGACATGTCTGCAATACTACAAACTAGACCcctgtcattattttaccagtcCTGGGCTTTCTTGGGATGCCATGTTAAAGATGACTGACATTAAATTGGAGCTTATGACTGatattgatatgtttcaattcatcGAAAAGGGCATGCGTGGTGGTACATCATACATAGCAAATCGATACGGCAAAGCTAATAATAGATACATGAAAACGTATGATGAGAAGGCGCCCTCAAAGTATATCATGTATCTTGATGCTAACAATTTGTATGGATGGGCTATGTCACAATACCTACCAACTGGTGGATTCAGATGGttgaataaaaaacaaattgacaaAATAGACTTATCCAAGTATAAAACAGATAGCAATAAAGGTTCGATATTAGAAGTTGATTTGGAATATCCCAAAGAATTACACGATCTGCATAATGATTATCCGCTAGCACCTGAAAAGGTAAAAGTCAACAAAGACATGCTTTctaattattgcaaagaaatagCCGATAAATTTAATGTATCAACTGGTTTAGTTCATAAACTGATACCTACATtaagcaataaagaaaaatacgtACTCCATTACAGAAACCTTCAATTATACACAgatcttggtttaaaaataaccAAAGTCCATCGAGTGTTAGAGTTCAATCAGTCACCATGGTTGAAAGAATACATTGATTTCAACACACAGAAGAGAACCAACGCCAAAAATGCTTTCGAGAAAGACTTCTTCAAGCTTATGAATAACAGtgtatttggaaaaacaatggaaaacattagaaaaagagtagat gaaagcaggctagcaaaatctgtaccttgcttagttcgcattttggagcgttaa
- the LOC137970291 gene encoding D-aminoacyl-tRNA deacylase 2-like isoform X2, whose translation MNGTPFVRVIVQQCLSATLQVHPPGDDVEAQSVEISRGIVVYVCFLKGSTPELVAKVVKSLLNVKLSESADKPGNVSILELPGDVLIVPQATLGGKMKGKRVQYHSNISKDEGRIFYEKFITLCEEAVHSNSATKNVKHGTYGNRQVLSVQTNGPYTHIFDF comes from the exons ATGAATGGTACTCCATTTGTGAGAGTGATAGTACAGCAGTGTCTGTCTGCCACATTGCAAGTTCACCCACCAGGCGATGATGTAGAAGCTCAGTCAGTAGAA ATTTCCAGGGGTATTGTGGTTTATGTTTGCTTTCTCAAGGGATCAACTCCTGAACTTGTTGCTAAAGTTG TGAAATCTCTTTTGAATGTTAAGTTGAGTGAGTCTGCAGACAAACCAGGAAATGTATCTATTCTGGAGCTTCCAGGAGATGTTCTTATTGTTCCTCAG GCAACACTTGGAGGAAAGATGAAAGGAAAGAGGGTACAGTATCATTCAAACATATCAAAAGATGAAGGAAGAATATTTTATGAAAAATTTATTACTCTTTGTGAG GAAGCTGTCCATTCTAACTCAGCAACTAAAAATGTGAAACATG GCACATATGGAAACAGACAAGTACTGAGTGTTCAAACTAATGGTCCATATACCCATATATTTGACTTTTAG
- the LOC137969737 gene encoding LYR motif containing protein 1-like, translating into MFRRDVLSLYRRILRISQKWEAVMPADTENERHYIREEARKLFQRNKAITNPEEVKLHIHEANSRIDMALHYRSPYPRLMHMPPSAVPKTSKRQRKTQDRIRKQAKPVYMLSDEDVDK; encoded by the exons ATGTTTCGGAGGGATGTGTTATCGTTGTATCGTCGTATACTTCGAATATCCCAAAAATGGGAAGCCGTAATGCCAGCAGATACTGAGAATGAGCGACATTACATAAGAGAAGAGGCCAGAAAGTTGTTTCAGAGAAATAAAGCG ATAACCAACCCAGAGGAGGTCAAGCTGCACATACATGAGGCAAATTCAAGAATTGATATGG CTCTTCATTATAGATCACCTTACCCTAGACTG ATGCATATGCCACCTTCTGCTGTTCCCAAGACAAGCAAAAGGCAACGCAAAACTCAAGACCGTATCAGAAAGCAAGCCAAACCAGTTTACATGCTGTCTGATGAAGATGTTGATAAATGA
- the LOC137970291 gene encoding D-aminoacyl-tRNA deacylase 2-like isoform X1 — MQKSEISTAKGTLASNEMNGTPFVRVIVQQCLSATLQVHPPGDDVEAQSVEISRGIVVYVCFLKGSTPELVAKVVKSLLNVKLSESADKPGNVSILELPGDVLIVPQATLGGKMKGKRVQYHSNISKDEGRIFYEKFITLCEEAVHSNSATKNVKHGTYGNRQVLSVQTNGPYTHIFDF, encoded by the exons atgcagaaaagtgaaattagtACCGCAAAG GGTACACTGGCATCTAATGAAATGAATGGTACTCCATTTGTGAGAGTGATAGTACAGCAGTGTCTGTCTGCCACATTGCAAGTTCACCCACCAGGCGATGATGTAGAAGCTCAGTCAGTAGAA ATTTCCAGGGGTATTGTGGTTTATGTTTGCTTTCTCAAGGGATCAACTCCTGAACTTGTTGCTAAAGTTG TGAAATCTCTTTTGAATGTTAAGTTGAGTGAGTCTGCAGACAAACCAGGAAATGTATCTATTCTGGAGCTTCCAGGAGATGTTCTTATTGTTCCTCAG GCAACACTTGGAGGAAAGATGAAAGGAAAGAGGGTACAGTATCATTCAAACATATCAAAAGATGAAGGAAGAATATTTTATGAAAAATTTATTACTCTTTGTGAG GAAGCTGTCCATTCTAACTCAGCAACTAAAAATGTGAAACATG GCACATATGGAAACAGACAAGTACTGAGTGTTCAAACTAATGGTCCATATACCCATATATTTGACTTTTAG